The region CATCTAGTTCTAAATCCACATCCGGATGGTTTTGCCAATGGCGAAGGAATGGTTCCTTCAAGAATAGTTTTCTTTCTTCCTCTCATAGATGGATCTGGAATTGGAACGACATCTAACAAACTCTTCGTGTAAGGGTGTCTCGGATTGTTATAAACATCATCGGCATCTCCAATCTCAACAATATCCCCTAAATACATAACTGCAATTCGATCACTAATATGTTTTACAACAGAGAGATCATGAGCTATGAATATAAAAGTCAGATTAAACTCTTTTTTCAGATCATTCATCAAATTTATAACCTGAGCTTGAATAGATACATCAAGAGCTGATACAGGCTCATCTGCAATAATAATTTCAGGATTTGTAGCCAATGACCTAGCAATTCCAATTCTCTGTCTCTGTCCTCCTGAAAATTCATGAGGAAAACGGTTTCCCTGTTCCGGAGAGAGACCTACTTTGTCTAAAAGCCATGCTACTTTCTCCCGCTTCTCTTCCCTACTCAAATCTTTTCTATGAATATCAAGCGGTTCTCTAACAATATCATTTACTGTTAATCTCTCATTAAGAGAAGAGTAAGGATCTTGAAATATCATCTGAATATTTTTCCTAATATTATGCAAATCTTTTTTATTCAAATCAAATATATTTGTCTTGATATTGTCTTTTACAAGATTAACTTCGCCTTCTATTTCAACAAAATTTGAGACAATATTTAAAACATTTAAGATTGCTTTTCCAATAGTTGATTTTCCGGAACCTGATTCACCGACTAAACCAAGAACTTCATTTTCTTTCACCTGAAAACTAACTCCATCAACAGCTCGAACTTCAGCTATCTTTTTTTGAAAAACACCACCATGAATAGGAAATTTCACTCTTAAATCTTTTATATCTAATACTATTTCATCCATTATATATTCCTAAATTTATATTATTTTTTACAGAGATGACATCTTACAAAATGACCAGGTGTAACCTCAATCAATTCAGGTT is a window of Candidatus Woesearchaeota archaeon DNA encoding:
- a CDS encoding ATP-binding cassette domain-containing protein; the encoded protein is MDEIVLDIKDLRVKFPIHGGVFQKKIAEVRAVDGVSFQVKENEVLGLVGESGSGKSTIGKAILNVLNIVSNFVEIEGEVNLVKDNIKTNIFDLNKKDLHNIRKNIQMIFQDPYSSLNERLTVNDIVREPLDIHRKDLSREEKREKVAWLLDKVGLSPEQGNRFPHEFSGGQRQRIGIARSLATNPEIIIADEPVSALDVSIQAQVINLMNDLKKEFNLTFIFIAHDLSVVKHISDRIAVMYLGDIVEIGDADDVYNNPRHPYTKSLLDVVPIPDPSMRGRKKTILEGTIPSPLAKPSGCGFRTR